A stretch of the Thermococcus celericrescens genome encodes the following:
- a CDS encoding Lrp/AsnC family transcriptional regulator codes for MEEKATLTPRQIKLLRKFHEEGKTIEVHTVEKTQDELADELGITRQALSNHLKVLKELGYIRTGRGFIDLTDRALDLLGEKKGDVFVFVRIEPTKRRQVYEAIKRLKIKKIYRVTGDIDLIIEADKTRLDEILEEISSLDGVKETITHIVLEVL; via the coding sequence ATGGAGGAAAAGGCAACCCTTACCCCGAGGCAGATCAAACTGCTCAGGAAGTTCCACGAGGAGGGCAAGACCATAGAGGTTCACACCGTTGAGAAGACCCAGGATGAGCTTGCGGACGAGCTCGGGATAACCAGGCAGGCTCTCAGCAACCACCTCAAGGTTCTCAAGGAGCTGGGCTACATAAGAACCGGAAGAGGCTTCATAGACCTAACCGACAGGGCCCTTGACCTTCTCGGCGAGAAGAAGGGCGATGTGTTTGTGTTCGTGAGAATAGAGCCCACGAAGAGGAGGCAGGTTTACGAGGCGATAAAGAGGCTCAAAATAAAGAAGATATACCGCGTCACCGGTGACATAGACCTCATCATTGAGGCAGACAAGACCCGCCTCGACGAGATACTCGAGGAGATATCCTCACTCGACGGCGTCAAGGAGACCATCACCCACATCGTTCTCGAGGTTCTCTGA
- the engB gene encoding GTP-binding protein EngB, which produces MIIFVGRSNVGKSTLIFRLTGKWVKRGKRPGVTRKPVEINWRGKLVVDMPGFGFMSGVPKAKQERIKDEIVHFIEDNAEEIELAVLVVDGKAAPEIIERWEKRGEIPIDVEFYVFLRELGIPVIVAVNKMDKIRNLQRTINFLAEKFGVPYSEVPETFIPISAKFGKNLLELRKLMEKKLEGGRKRPSAETESENLENDVGDGLLDAVE; this is translated from the coding sequence ATGATAATATTCGTGGGGCGTTCTAACGTTGGCAAGAGCACGCTCATCTTCCGCCTGACCGGCAAGTGGGTCAAGAGGGGCAAGAGGCCAGGGGTTACCAGAAAGCCCGTGGAGATAAACTGGCGCGGGAAGCTGGTAGTGGACATGCCCGGCTTCGGCTTCATGAGCGGCGTTCCAAAGGCGAAGCAGGAGAGGATCAAGGACGAGATAGTTCACTTCATCGAGGACAACGCCGAGGAGATAGAGCTGGCGGTTCTGGTGGTTGACGGCAAAGCCGCCCCGGAGATAATAGAGCGCTGGGAGAAGCGCGGGGAGATACCTATCGACGTGGAGTTCTATGTCTTCCTCAGGGAACTGGGGATTCCGGTGATAGTCGCGGTCAACAAGATGGACAAGATAAGGAACCTCCAGAGGACCATAAACTTCCTGGCGGAGAAGTTCGGCGTTCCCTACAGCGAGGTACCCGAGACCTTCATACCGATATCCGCCAAGTTCGGGAAGAACCTTCTTGAGCTGAGGAAGCTCATGGAGAAAAAGCTTGAGGGGGGCAGGAAGCGGCCCTCCGCGGAAACGGAGTCAGAGAACCTCGAGAACGATGTGGGTGATGGTCTCCTTGACGCCGTCGAGTGA